Part of the Micromonospora rhizosphaerae genome is shown below.
CAGCTGCACGCGGTGACCGGCCCGCCCGGCAGCGGCCGCACCTCCCTCCTGCTCGCCCTGGCCGGCCGCTTCCCGTACACCGAGGGGGAGCTGCGCCGCCGGGGGCCCGCCGCGCTCGGGCAGGTCACCGGCGTGCACGAGCCCGACCCGGCGCTGACCGTGGCCGAGCACATCCAGGAGCGGCTGCTGCTGCTCGGGCCGGTGCCGCGCCGCCGCCGTCAGCTGGTGCCGGTCGCCGCCGTCCGGGCCCGCCGGGCGTACCGCCGGGACGCCTTCGCCGCCGCCATCGCCGGGGCCGGCTTCACCGACATGCCCCTCGACCCGGACGTGCGCGGCCGTGACCTCACCCCCCTGCAGCGGCAGATGCTGGGACTGGTCCTGGCCAGCCTGAGCGGCCCGAACCTGATCGTCGCCGACGACGTGGACGCCGGGTCGGACGCCCCCGAGCGGGCCGCGGTCTGGGCCGCCCTGGCCCGCCTCGCCGACCAGGGGTATGCGGTCATCGCCAGCGCCCGCGCGGTCGAGCCGGGCAGCACGGCGATCGTGCACCGGATCGGCGATCCGACGCTGCCCGCCCGCACCGACCTCGCCCTGCCCGCCATCCCCGCGCCGGCCGCGCCCCCGTCGGCGGCCGCGGAGACCACCGACGACGACCGGATGTCCACCCCCGACACCCCTCAAGCAGAGGTGACCCGATGAGTGTCTTCCGTCTCGCCCGCTTCGAGCTGCGCCGGATGACCCGGGGCCGGCTCCCCCGCGCCGCGCTCGCCGTCCTCACCGTCATCCCGCTGCTCTACGGCGCCCTCTACCTCTACGCCTTCTGGGATCCGTACGGGAACCTGGACCGGATCCCCGTCGCCCTGGTCAACGCCGACCGACCGGCCCGGGCCAGCGACGGCACCGAGGTGCACGCCGGCCGGGACCTCACCGACGAACTGCTGGACCGGCGGGTGTTCGGTTGGACGGTGACCAACGCCGAGGACGCGACCGCCGGCCTGCGCAGCGGTCGCTACCACCTGGTCTTCGCCATCCCGCGGGACTTCTCCGCGAGCCTGGCGGCCAGTCCGGACCCGGACCAGCCGGCCCGCCGCGGAGAGCTGAAGGTGGTCAACGACGACGCCACCAACTACCTCTCCGGACTGCTCGCCCGCTCCGCGTTCAGCGAGATCCGGGCCGCCGCCGCGGAGAGCGCCGCCGCGTCGTACTTCGACAAGATGCTGATCGGCTTCACCGACGCCAAGGCCGAGACGGGGCGGGCCGCCGACGGCGCCGGGCAGCTCGCCGACGGGCTCGGCGCCTCCTCCGACGGCGCCGGGCAGCTCGCCGACGGGCTGGACACCGCCGAAGGCGGCGCCGGGCAACTCGCCGCCGGGCTGGACAGGTCGGCCCAAGGCGCGGACAAGCTGGCCACCGGGCTCGACCAACTGCAGACCGGGGCGGCGCAGCTCGCGGACGGTACCGCCCAGGCGGCCGCGGCCACCCGGGCGGTCGCCGCCAGGGTGGACGGTGCCGCCGACCGCATCGAACCGGTGCTGCGGGACAACGCGGAGCTGATCCAGCGCTCCGCCACCGCCATCGCGTCGGGGGCGCAGGCGCTCGCCGACGGGATCGACGCGCTGCCGGCGAAGGCGGACGAGGCGGTGACCCAGGCGGAGCAGGTCCGCGACCGGCTGGACGCGGTGGTCCAGGCGCACCCCGAACTGGCCGACGACCCCAGCGT
Proteins encoded:
- a CDS encoding ABC transporter ATP-binding protein — protein: MRIVEASGLGLRTRQGWVFRDVDLTAEAGQLHAVTGPPGSGRTSLLLALAGRFPYTEGELRRRGPAALGQVTGVHEPDPALTVAEHIQERLLLLGPVPRRRRQLVPVAAVRARRAYRRDAFAAAIAGAGFTDMPLDPDVRGRDLTPLQRQMLGLVLASLSGPNLIVADDVDAGSDAPERAAVWAALARLADQGYAVIASARAVEPGSTAIVHRIGDPTLPARTDLALPAIPAPAAPPSAAAETTDDDRMSTPDTPQAEVTR